From one Candoia aspera isolate rCanAsp1 chromosome 17, rCanAsp1.hap2, whole genome shotgun sequence genomic stretch:
- the LOC134506736 gene encoding uncharacterized protein LOC134506736 produces the protein MATRRAVPPSLWSGSERLRIGERLQASLAGIWELDLLREMQKASVERALEERPAEAEPRSEDPTCFGGGKLAHATGTKLDQSKAGHLLGCSEEGTFYASSENMEVDARDLCVHAEDGLDKEGLGLRMMSEQNRKVGINGGDTPEMPEADSRPSSGFYETSEMGSLSDSCASVHSDGPGASRCSIGSLPHLPSLRESSFARPRSTDEAAVRLLDLQLQRLTLSNIARTDNQRPMSTGDLEFLLGLRDFSLPLRRPPNLQMLRYKSDLVSRNTNEVYHYPSPLHAVALQSPLFTNGLSQSSSQEDLDEGPPKFPRSDSPKREPLCSREPPRVRLDQYMAKLVLRYKCRAAGNRTESGYLAGSQKSLSMLSVCSFGLAAGQALGPVPGWKIRRRISTCSHLRSPEGPEGARDSRVLDGLWDFAPFPKISSFPSSTTTLAKASESSVISLPTPQDSLVNLNPNKPSAAPEIKALGWAAAAQRQEIETETSFQKEASLPRATTGVDKLYKGRHTSRELVKTAEKEEKAAERSWLSPRELLRRLSLRRKPSARTGGRARASSEMNVHAAVGLVCPSHLQASQGKAIKPKWTSVLEISSKTSGRHRAKAGTFLPPAVLNRNLAFSSDVPASFCFLEDSHFDLPPRQRVGLAGSGSSLSEVEATSAVSLNGDWVLHQLGDRWLHGSATLDPANLPPHSFKLRRSRSFKELKKMVSRSFKSSRTAKY, from the exons GAGGACCCAACTTGCTTCGGAGGTGGGAAATTGGCCCACGCCACCGGCACGAAGCTGGACCAGAGCAAAGCAGGACATCTCTTGGGATGCTCCGAGGAAGGGACCTTCTATGCCTCGTCGGAGAACATGGAGGTGGATGCCAGAGACCTCTGTGTTCATGCCGAAGATGGTTTGGACAAGGAAGGGTTGGGGTTGAGGATGATGAGCGAGCAGAACAGGAAAGTGGGGATCAACGGAGGAGACACCCCAGAGATGCCAGAAGCCGATTCCAGGCCCAGTTCAG GGTTTTACGAAACCAGCGAAATGGGTTCCCTGTCGGATTCGTGTGCCTCGGTGCACAGCGACGGACCTGGGGCCTCGCGCTGTAGCATcggctccctcccccacctgcccaGCCTGCGCGAGAGCAGCTTTGCTCGGCCACGGTCAACTGACGAGGCGGCTGTCCGGCTCCTCGACCTCCAGCTCCAGCGTCTGACCTTGTCGAACATAGCAAGGACCGACAACCAACGCCCCATGTCCACCG GTGACCTCGAGTTCCTGTTGGGCCTCAGGgacttctccctccccctccggAGGCCCCCAAATCTCCAGATGCTGCGGTACAAGTCGGACCTGGTCTCCCGAAACACCAACGAAGTCTATCACTACCCCAGTCCTCTCCACGCGGTAGCCTTGCAGAGCCCTCTTTTCACCAACGGCCTTTCTCAAAGCTCGTCCCAGGAAGATCTGGATGAGGGGCCCCCGAAGTTTCCCAGATCTGACTCGCCCAAGAGAGAGCCTCTGTGCTCCAGGGAGCCCCCGAGGGTCCGCTTGGACCAGTACATGGCTAAGTTGGTGCTGCGTTACAAGTGCCGCGCGGCAGGCAACAGAACAGAATCGGGCTACCTCGCAGGGAGCCAAAAGAGTTTATCCATGTTGTCCGTCTGTAGCTTTGGTCTGGCGGCTGGCCAGGCCCTCGGTCCAGTTCCAGGATGGAAGATCCGACGGCGTATCTCCACCTGTTCTCACTTGCGTTCTCCCGAAGGCCCAGAGGGAGCACGAGACTCCCGGGTCCTGGATGGGTTGTGGGATTTCGCCCCGTTTCCCAAGATCAGCTCCTTTCCATCCAGTACCACCACCCTCGCTAAAGCTAGCGAGTCGTCTGTGATTTCCCTTCCAACGCCCCAGGACTCTTTGGTTAACCTCAACCCAAACAAGCCATCTGCCGCGCCAGAGATAAAAGCTTTAGGCTGGGCAGCGGCGGCCCAGCGACAGGAAATCGAGACAGAGACGTCCTTCCAAAAAGAGGCTTCGCTGCCTCGGGCCACTACCGGTGTTGACAAGCTGTACAAAGGCAGACACACTTCGCGGGAATTGGTGAAGACTgctgagaaagaagagaaggcagCCGAGAGAAGCTGGTTGAGTCCCCGCGAATTACTGCGCAGGTTGAGTCTCCGCCGCAAGCCTTCGGCCCGCACGGGAGGCAGGGCCCGGGCCAGTTCGGAAATGAACGTCCACGCCGCTGTGGGGCTGGTATGTCCCAGCCACCTCCAAGCCAGCCAGGGCAAGGCAATCAAACCGAAGTGGACGTCAGTCCTGGAAATCTCCAGCAAAACCTCTGGACGGCATCGCGCGAAAGCGGGGACGTTCCTTCCGCCGGCAGTGTTGAACCGCAACCTTGCCTTTTCCTCTGACGTGCCAGCATCGTTCTGCTTCCTGGAGGACAGTCACTTTGACCTGCCACCTCGGCAGCGGGTGGGACTCGCCGGCAGCGGGTCCAGCCTCAGTGAGGTGGAAGCGACCAGCGCCGTCAGCCTGAACGGGGACTGGGTTCTCCATCAGCTCGGAGACCGATGGTTGCACGGCTCGGCCACGTTGGATCCGGCCAATTTGCCACCCCATTCCTTTAAGCTTCGGCGCAGCCGTTCGTTCAAGGAGCTGAAGAAGATGGTGTCTCGATCCTTCAAGAGTTCCCGAACTGCCAAATACTAG